A single genomic interval of Leptospirales bacterium harbors:
- the hfq gene encoding RNA chaperone Hfq, with the protein MAASKNNIQDLVLNGARKEKMEITLYLTNGVPLKGRVASFDNFTVVIENDGKQSLVYKHAISTIVLSRTLNLDELAAEDSQG; encoded by the coding sequence ATGGCAGCCAGCAAGAACAACATACAGGATCTGGTGCTGAATGGAGCTCGCAAAGAGAAGATGGAGATCACTCTCTATCTAACCAACGGCGTGCCATTGAAAGGCCGCGTGGCCAGCTTTGACAATTTTACTGTAGTCATTGAGAACGACGGGAAGCAGAGTCTGGTTTACAAGCACGCCATCTCAACGATCGTGCTCTCGCGCACCTTGAATCTCGACGAGCTGGCTGCCGAAGATTCGCAGGGATGA
- a CDS encoding mannose-1-phosphate guanylyltransferase: MATLQKKPLVLIMAGGKGERFWPRSRSGHPKQLQRVYSDRTLLQETIARARLITDANRIFVGCNEELKRATLKTHRELKPAQFIVEPQGRNTAPIIALAALHFEKKFPGATHVVLSADHYIAPPEGFRRTMEQALQTAEAGWLVTLGVRPSRPETGYGYIHSGPSLEDLPAHRIESFVEKPDIDRARQYLNGGKHFWNSGIFIWKGSAILEQFAQYAPEILEPIQNSFQSATRLTAAFAHLPSQPVDIAILEKSKRIAMTPAEFIWDDVGAWTSLERIRDPDESGNVLVSSGRKPSAVVAHHSKRNILATDRPLVALLGVEDLVVVEEPDVLFIASRKELDRIKELLAKMREKAPLQKYLK, from the coding sequence ATGGCAACGCTACAGAAAAAACCACTTGTTCTGATTATGGCCGGCGGCAAGGGCGAGCGTTTCTGGCCACGGTCGCGCAGCGGCCATCCCAAGCAATTGCAGCGGGTTTATTCGGATCGGACCCTGTTGCAGGAAACGATTGCGCGTGCGCGTCTGATTACGGACGCCAATCGCATTTTTGTTGGCTGCAACGAGGAACTCAAGCGCGCCACGCTAAAGACTCATCGCGAATTGAAGCCCGCGCAATTCATAGTCGAGCCGCAAGGACGCAACACTGCGCCAATCATTGCCCTGGCTGCGCTGCACTTTGAAAAAAAGTTCCCCGGCGCCACGCATGTGGTGCTGAGTGCCGACCACTATATTGCTCCGCCGGAGGGTTTTCGGCGGACGATGGAGCAAGCGCTCCAAACCGCTGAGGCCGGCTGGTTGGTAACCCTTGGCGTGCGACCCTCTCGGCCCGAAACCGGCTACGGTTATATTCACAGCGGACCCTCGCTGGAAGATTTGCCGGCGCATCGAATTGAGTCCTTTGTAGAAAAACCAGATATCGATCGCGCCCGTCAGTATCTCAACGGCGGCAAGCATTTCTGGAATTCAGGCATCTTCATCTGGAAGGGCTCTGCTATCCTTGAGCAGTTTGCCCAGTATGCTCCAGAAATTCTAGAACCAATTCAGAACAGCTTTCAAAGCGCGACGCGACTCACGGCAGCCTTTGCACATCTGCCGAGCCAGCCCGTGGACATCGCCATACTGGAAAAATCGAAGCGCATAGCCATGACGCCGGCTGAGTTTATCTGGGACGACGTGGGCGCCTGGACCAGTCTGGAAAGAATTCGCGATCCCGACGAGTCCGGCAATGTCCTGGTATCCAGCGGGCGCAAGCCCTCCGCGGTGGTAGCTCACCACAGCAAGCGCAACATACTGGCCACGGACCGGCCTCTGGTTGCTCTGCTCGGCGTGGAGGATCTGGTGGTTGTAGAGGAGCCGGATGTTTTGTTCATAGCCAGCCGCAAAGAATTGGACCGAATCAAGGAATTGCTGGCCAAAATGCGCGAGAAAGCGCCTTTACAGAAGTACTTAAAATAA
- the miaA gene encoding tRNA (adenosine(37)-N6)-dimethylallyltransferase MiaA, producing the protein MNRKPIYALLGPTGGGKTELALLLDPDHNEVVSCDSRQVYRGLRLLSAMPSAEEQRQLRHHLIDFLAPDQSLDAARYVELADAAIADIQSRGKRAWLVGGAGFYFRALIGGLFQAETTEEARRKTSALNPEEQLQWLLRLDPRALADENQSAAGGKIHRNDQYRIGRALSLAFSGGALWSELWEEKRLQPQSRYDVIGYYVDWQLGQLTPRLRERAARMVAGGAAMEAQQVFELYGDCAALQMIGCPEALAAARGEVNAAQLGQALAQAHRKYAKAQITWFRRESRLRSATRDQLAELLQIRGGDLG; encoded by the coding sequence ATGAATCGCAAGCCAATCTATGCCTTGCTGGGTCCGACCGGCGGCGGCAAGACCGAGCTGGCGCTTCTGCTCGACCCCGATCACAATGAAGTCGTCTCATGCGACTCGCGGCAGGTATACCGCGGCCTGAGGCTCTTGTCCGCCATGCCGTCGGCAGAGGAGCAGCGTCAACTGCGCCACCACCTGATTGATTTTCTGGCGCCGGACCAGAGCCTGGATGCCGCGCGCTATGTTGAACTGGCTGACGCGGCCATTGCCGACATTCAGTCGCGTGGCAAGCGCGCCTGGCTGGTGGGCGGCGCCGGCTTCTATTTTCGCGCCTTGATTGGCGGTCTATTTCAAGCAGAAACGACGGAAGAAGCCCGCCGCAAGACATCTGCCTTGAACCCCGAAGAGCAATTGCAATGGCTCCTGAGGCTGGATCCGCGGGCGCTGGCTGACGAAAACCAATCCGCCGCCGGCGGAAAAATCCATCGCAATGATCAGTATCGAATTGGTCGCGCCTTGAGCCTGGCGTTTTCTGGCGGCGCGCTTTGGTCGGAACTCTGGGAAGAGAAGCGACTGCAGCCACAATCACGTTACGATGTCATCGGCTACTATGTGGACTGGCAGCTTGGGCAGTTAACGCCGCGATTGAGGGAGCGCGCCGCAAGGATGGTTGCCGGGGGTGCGGCTATGGAAGCGCAGCAGGTATTCGAACTGTATGGAGACTGCGCCGCGCTACAGATGATTGGCTGCCCTGAGGCCCTGGCTGCGGCGCGCGGAGAAGTCAATGCAGCACAGCTTGGCCAGGCCCTGGCTCAAGCGCACCGCAAGTACGCAAAGGCGCAGATTACCTGGTTTCGGCGCGAGTCGCGGCTGCGGTCGGCGACCAGAGATCAGCTGGCGGAGCTGCTGCAGATAAGAGGCGGCGATCTTGGTTGA